One segment of Hemicordylus capensis ecotype Gifberg chromosome 8, rHemCap1.1.pri, whole genome shotgun sequence DNA contains the following:
- the ARID5A gene encoding AT-rich interactive domain-containing protein 5A isoform X2, with translation MAESQPQKSPELCPAEEPAIGSPNTEECPGAPEKLDPVESPSSKPDGTTNAEQRILAEESGDEQALSSEKEEEQTFLVNLYKFMKERHTPIERVPHLGFKQINLFKIYKVVEELGAYELVTGRRLWKNVYDLLGGSPGSTSAATCTRRHYERLVLPYVRHLKGEDDKPLPPIKPRKQYKVSKEPKGEKAGSSSGVEKKRVKKEKSRDQVPPEKPTAEALSVPQAMDSAEQGQPSEQAEGLLPFPSGQEAPASQPPEGCHGNCRAHGYSEAYKRLFSSFYFKGNHGIMSPLAKKKLLAQVSKAESLYCHEKHLSHCPEYKKARSREIPGASDPEAGCQKALVGHHHAEVQNSVLEGDRSSSPAGPSHVSKANETVLKISPVLKESHVAQKPEDGSSGVHRLPGPPVLTGYFHTYRSDIMKPISCHPLRGPVEYYSGFKPFPEAPSAYQPSGKDMPAGTVSQKRQEDPEEQPEDLRRKPREPLPSWRGDGQQPSAFQRSGPSTKRGPSPFLSVKASWVPPGANLAKVSPQAPKNGSLAVAPSQTGGLAPRKRTLEVDVFVHGKKLKAVPPLVQEVEPSERGTSPSSQQGVAKPKAGGPNSGFPAAPGPQVQDMYKGTMLRLPVNFSSRGDHLKGQSSPSLIPSLSVSPFIIPAFPTPLLTASLQPSDLCQPLGTNLVHYPTSYDSALRHRLYPVSTWHSQPAYASPHVPTFHRNTKL, from the exons CTCATCAAAGCCAGATGGCACCACCAATGCTGAACAGAGGATCCTGGCAGAAGAGTCTGGAGATGAGCAGGCACTGAGCAGTGAGAAAGAAGAGGAGCAGACGTTCCTGGTCAACCTGTACAAATTCATGAAGGAACGTCACACGCCAATTGAGAGGGTTCCTCATCTCGGCTTCAAGCAAA TTAACTTGTTTAAGATCTACAAAGTCGTAGAAGAGCTTGGAGCCTACGAACTG GTCACGGGAAGACGTCTTTGGAAGAACGTGTACGACCTGTTGGGCGGCAGCCcgggaagcaccagtgcagccaCTTGCACCCGGAGGCACTACGAGAG GCTGGTCCTCCCGTACGTGCGGCACCTGAAGGGTGAGGACGACAAGCCTCTTCCCCCCATCAAGCCCCGGAAGCAGTATAAGGTGTCCAAAGAGCCGAAGGGAGAAAAGGCGGGGAGCAGCAGCGGTGTGGAGAAAAAGAGAGTCAAGAAGGAGAAAAGCAGGGACCAG GTTCCGCCGGAGAAGCCGACTGCCGAGGCCCTCTCTGTCCCGCAGGCGATGGACAGTGCTGAACAGGGCCAACCCTCCGAGCAGGCTGAGGGGCTCCTGCCCTTTCCCAGCGGCCAGGAGGCGCCTGCAAGCCAGCCGCCCGAGGGCTGCCACGGCAACTGCAGGGCCCACGGCTACTCCGAAGCCTACAAGCGGCTCTTCTCCAGCTTCTACTTCAAAGGCAACCACGGCATCATGTCCCCCTTGGCCAAGAAGAAGCTGCTGGCCCAGGTGAGCAAAGCTGAGTCCCTCTACTGCCATGAGAAGCATCTGAGCCACTGCCCGGAATACAAGAAGGCCAGAAGCCGAGAGATCCCGGGTGCCTCAGACCCGGAGGCCGGATGTCAAAAGGCGCTGGTTGGTCACCACCATGCGGAGGTCCAGAACTCCGTACTGGAGGGGGACCGATCCAGCAGCCCTGCCGGCCCTTCCCATGTCTCAAAAGCAAATGAGACAGTGTTGAAGATCTCTCCGGTCCTCAAGGAGAGTCACGTGGCTCAGAAACCGGAAGACGGAAGCTCCGGGGTTCATCGGCTGCCTGGTCCGCCCGTCCTTACGGGTTACTTCCATACCTACAGAAGTGACATCATGAAACCCATCAGCTGCCACCCTCTGCGAGGACCAGTGGAGTATTATTCGGGCTTCAAGCCTTTCCCGGAAGCTCCCTCTGCCTATCAGCCCTCTGGAAAGGACATGCCTGCAGGCACCGTCTCTCAGAAACGGCAGGAGGACCCGGAGGAGCAGCCCGAAGACCTCCGCAGGAAACCGAGAGAGCCTCTCCCCTCCTGGAGGGGGGACGGCCAGCAGCCCTCTGCCTTCCAGAGGAGCGGCCCCAGCACCAAGAGGGgcccctcccctttcctgagcGTCAAGGCCTCTTGGGTGCCTCCCGGGGCCAACCTGGCCAAGGTCAGCCCCCAGGCCCCGAAGAACGGCAGCCTGGCCGTTGCTCCAAGCCAGACGGGCGGCTTGGCTCCGCGGAAACGGACCTTGGAAGTGGACGTCTTCGTGCACGGGAAGAAACTGAAGGCCGTCCCCCCTCTGGTCCAGGAGGTGGAGCCCAGTGAGCGTGGCACTTCCCCcagcagccagcagggggtggcGAAGCCCAAGGCGGGCGGGCCGAACTCcggcttcccagcagcccctgggcCTCAAGTTCAGGACATGTATAAAGGGACCATGCTGAGGCTGCCAGTGAACTTTAGCAGCCGTGGGGACCACTTGAAGGGCCAGTCGTCGCCCTCCCTGATCCCCTCCCTGTCCGTCAGCCCGTTTATCATCCCCGCCTTCCCGACCCCCTTATTAACTGCTTCTCTTCAGCCCTCGGACCTCTGCCAGCCTCTGGGCACGAACCTCGTCCACTACCCCACCTCCTACGATAGCGCGCTGCGCCACAGGCTCTACCCGGTGTCGACGTGGCATAGCCAGCCGGCCTACGCCTCCCCCCACGTGCCGACTTTCCACCGGAACACCAAACTGTAG
- the ARID5A gene encoding AT-rich interactive domain-containing protein 5A isoform X1 gives MAPSLKGKRKKKSVPMAESQPQKSPELCPAEEPAIGSPNTEECPGAPEKLDPVESPSSKPDGTTNAEQRILAEESGDEQALSSEKEEEQTFLVNLYKFMKERHTPIERVPHLGFKQINLFKIYKVVEELGAYELVTGRRLWKNVYDLLGGSPGSTSAATCTRRHYERLVLPYVRHLKGEDDKPLPPIKPRKQYKVSKEPKGEKAGSSSGVEKKRVKKEKSRDQVPPEKPTAEALSVPQAMDSAEQGQPSEQAEGLLPFPSGQEAPASQPPEGCHGNCRAHGYSEAYKRLFSSFYFKGNHGIMSPLAKKKLLAQVSKAESLYCHEKHLSHCPEYKKARSREIPGASDPEAGCQKALVGHHHAEVQNSVLEGDRSSSPAGPSHVSKANETVLKISPVLKESHVAQKPEDGSSGVHRLPGPPVLTGYFHTYRSDIMKPISCHPLRGPVEYYSGFKPFPEAPSAYQPSGKDMPAGTVSQKRQEDPEEQPEDLRRKPREPLPSWRGDGQQPSAFQRSGPSTKRGPSPFLSVKASWVPPGANLAKVSPQAPKNGSLAVAPSQTGGLAPRKRTLEVDVFVHGKKLKAVPPLVQEVEPSERGTSPSSQQGVAKPKAGGPNSGFPAAPGPQVQDMYKGTMLRLPVNFSSRGDHLKGQSSPSLIPSLSVSPFIIPAFPTPLLTASLQPSDLCQPLGTNLVHYPTSYDSALRHRLYPVSTWHSQPAYASPHVPTFHRNTKL, from the exons CTCATCAAAGCCAGATGGCACCACCAATGCTGAACAGAGGATCCTGGCAGAAGAGTCTGGAGATGAGCAGGCACTGAGCAGTGAGAAAGAAGAGGAGCAGACGTTCCTGGTCAACCTGTACAAATTCATGAAGGAACGTCACACGCCAATTGAGAGGGTTCCTCATCTCGGCTTCAAGCAAA TTAACTTGTTTAAGATCTACAAAGTCGTAGAAGAGCTTGGAGCCTACGAACTG GTCACGGGAAGACGTCTTTGGAAGAACGTGTACGACCTGTTGGGCGGCAGCCcgggaagcaccagtgcagccaCTTGCACCCGGAGGCACTACGAGAG GCTGGTCCTCCCGTACGTGCGGCACCTGAAGGGTGAGGACGACAAGCCTCTTCCCCCCATCAAGCCCCGGAAGCAGTATAAGGTGTCCAAAGAGCCGAAGGGAGAAAAGGCGGGGAGCAGCAGCGGTGTGGAGAAAAAGAGAGTCAAGAAGGAGAAAAGCAGGGACCAG GTTCCGCCGGAGAAGCCGACTGCCGAGGCCCTCTCTGTCCCGCAGGCGATGGACAGTGCTGAACAGGGCCAACCCTCCGAGCAGGCTGAGGGGCTCCTGCCCTTTCCCAGCGGCCAGGAGGCGCCTGCAAGCCAGCCGCCCGAGGGCTGCCACGGCAACTGCAGGGCCCACGGCTACTCCGAAGCCTACAAGCGGCTCTTCTCCAGCTTCTACTTCAAAGGCAACCACGGCATCATGTCCCCCTTGGCCAAGAAGAAGCTGCTGGCCCAGGTGAGCAAAGCTGAGTCCCTCTACTGCCATGAGAAGCATCTGAGCCACTGCCCGGAATACAAGAAGGCCAGAAGCCGAGAGATCCCGGGTGCCTCAGACCCGGAGGCCGGATGTCAAAAGGCGCTGGTTGGTCACCACCATGCGGAGGTCCAGAACTCCGTACTGGAGGGGGACCGATCCAGCAGCCCTGCCGGCCCTTCCCATGTCTCAAAAGCAAATGAGACAGTGTTGAAGATCTCTCCGGTCCTCAAGGAGAGTCACGTGGCTCAGAAACCGGAAGACGGAAGCTCCGGGGTTCATCGGCTGCCTGGTCCGCCCGTCCTTACGGGTTACTTCCATACCTACAGAAGTGACATCATGAAACCCATCAGCTGCCACCCTCTGCGAGGACCAGTGGAGTATTATTCGGGCTTCAAGCCTTTCCCGGAAGCTCCCTCTGCCTATCAGCCCTCTGGAAAGGACATGCCTGCAGGCACCGTCTCTCAGAAACGGCAGGAGGACCCGGAGGAGCAGCCCGAAGACCTCCGCAGGAAACCGAGAGAGCCTCTCCCCTCCTGGAGGGGGGACGGCCAGCAGCCCTCTGCCTTCCAGAGGAGCGGCCCCAGCACCAAGAGGGgcccctcccctttcctgagcGTCAAGGCCTCTTGGGTGCCTCCCGGGGCCAACCTGGCCAAGGTCAGCCCCCAGGCCCCGAAGAACGGCAGCCTGGCCGTTGCTCCAAGCCAGACGGGCGGCTTGGCTCCGCGGAAACGGACCTTGGAAGTGGACGTCTTCGTGCACGGGAAGAAACTGAAGGCCGTCCCCCCTCTGGTCCAGGAGGTGGAGCCCAGTGAGCGTGGCACTTCCCCcagcagccagcagggggtggcGAAGCCCAAGGCGGGCGGGCCGAACTCcggcttcccagcagcccctgggcCTCAAGTTCAGGACATGTATAAAGGGACCATGCTGAGGCTGCCAGTGAACTTTAGCAGCCGTGGGGACCACTTGAAGGGCCAGTCGTCGCCCTCCCTGATCCCCTCCCTGTCCGTCAGCCCGTTTATCATCCCCGCCTTCCCGACCCCCTTATTAACTGCTTCTCTTCAGCCCTCGGACCTCTGCCAGCCTCTGGGCACGAACCTCGTCCACTACCCCACCTCCTACGATAGCGCGCTGCGCCACAGGCTCTACCCGGTGTCGACGTGGCATAGCCAGCCGGCCTACGCCTCCCCCCACGTGCCGACTTTCCACCGGAACACCAAACTGTAG